The Borreliella andersonii genome has a segment encoding these proteins:
- a CDS encoding D-alanyl-D-alanine carboxypeptidase family protein, which yields MKSIYVLLLLLINLSLLANNISKKDLEILLKIANTMNKECKNFIEKNPIQFLKEIKPLVDAEKNNLLTLINKKTPIPKDYRIPDLVNINDFKDLKNLGAKTIKVRKILIEDLIQLIKDAKKHGIEIKIKSAYRTQEYQKFLFDYNVKTYGRKIAETQSAIPGHSQHHMGTAIDFINIDDNLLNTKEGKWLYENSSKHGFSISYPKGYEIETGYKAEPWHYLYIGPKPCFIQKKYFNNLQHKLLEFWNHNKTNLIDLIEKYTN from the coding sequence ATGAAATCAATTTATGTTTTATTACTTCTACTTATTAACCTATCTTTATTGGCTAACAACATTTCAAAAAAAGATTTAGAAATACTGCTAAAGATTGCCAACACAATGAATAAGGAGTGTAAAAATTTTATTGAAAAAAATCCTATTCAGTTCTTAAAAGAAATAAAACCCTTAGTAGATGCAGAAAAAAATAACCTCTTAACTCTAATAAATAAAAAAACACCAATTCCTAAAGATTATAGAATACCTGATCTGGTAAATATTAATGATTTTAAAGATCTTAAGAATCTTGGAGCAAAGACTATTAAAGTAAGAAAAATATTAATCGAAGATTTAATTCAATTAATAAAAGATGCAAAAAAACATGGAATTGAAATTAAAATCAAATCCGCCTACAGAACACAAGAATATCAAAAATTTTTATTTGATTACAATGTCAAAACTTATGGCAGAAAGATTGCAGAAACCCAATCAGCAATACCAGGCCATTCTCAACATCATATGGGAACAGCAATAGATTTTATAAATATAGATGATAATTTACTAAATACAAAAGAAGGAAAATGGCTTTATGAAAATTCTTCAAAACATGGATTTTCTATTTCATACCCAAAAGGATATGAAATAGAAACTGGATATAAAGCAGAGCCTTGGCACTACTTATACATAGGACCTAAGCCATGCTTTATTCAGAAAAAATATTTTAATAACTTACAACATAAACTTCTTGAATTTTGGAACCATAACAAAACAAATCTTATTGACCTAATTGAAAAATATACAAACTAA
- the recG gene encoding ATP-dependent DNA helicase RecG: protein MFLHEFEYELKGIGGLGEKGVERLNNLQIFNVKDLIEFFPVKYEDRQNIQTFPDFSKVKSCDMMTVFTVVGQKKFGDSSKKNLKLTAISVNDESFEILLFNRAFLENVFKIDKKFYIYSKFTYNKYSGLWSCSNFDSEVYSDNPERFKKILPVYSLTEGLTSKKISLYVREALEYFLKFGQTDIPKFLIEKYSLLSLSDALKEIHFPSSLEMLEKAKKTLIYREIFLLQFFSRYRSSKVLFREKRHLSKDLLERVVASLPFELTEDQKISVDEIFLDLGSSKPMNRLLQGDVGSGKTLVALLSALPLIEAGYQVAFMAPTDLLARQHYDNLSKMLSSFNISVTLLTGSLKKRDKEQALESIKSGASGLIVGTHAIFYESTEFKRLAYVIIDEQHKFGVVQREELKNKGEGVDMLLMSATPIPRSFALTLFGDLEVSFIKTLPKGRFPITTYLVRHGNEDKVYEFLRKELLKGHQVYFVYPLISSSEKFELKDVNNMCLKLKEVFSEYVVDMLHSKLPSDLKEEIMKNFYSKKVDILVATSVIEVGIDCPNATCMVVEHAERFGLSTLHQIRGRVGRSNLQSFFFLLYKEPLTSAGKFRLKTIKENLDGFKIAEEDLRLRGPGNLFGLEQAGYLKLKIANFVDDRDVIVLIREELDLFFYDNSAYDKLDIDLLDNLFCSYLNVGRSI, encoded by the coding sequence GTGTTTTTACATGAGTTTGAATATGAGCTTAAAGGTATAGGTGGTCTTGGTGAGAAAGGGGTTGAAAGGTTAAATAATCTGCAAATTTTTAATGTTAAAGATCTTATTGAATTTTTTCCTGTAAAATATGAAGATCGTCAAAATATACAAACTTTTCCGGATTTTTCTAAGGTGAAAAGTTGTGATATGATGACGGTGTTCACTGTTGTGGGGCAGAAGAAATTTGGAGATAGTTCTAAAAAAAATTTAAAGCTAACGGCTATAAGTGTAAATGATGAGTCTTTTGAAATTTTACTTTTTAATAGGGCTTTTTTGGAAAATGTTTTTAAAATAGATAAAAAATTCTATATTTATTCTAAATTTACTTATAACAAGTATAGTGGTTTATGGAGTTGTTCTAATTTTGACAGTGAAGTTTACAGTGACAATCCTGAAAGGTTTAAAAAAATTCTTCCGGTTTATTCTTTGACAGAGGGATTAACATCAAAGAAAATTTCATTATATGTAAGGGAAGCGCTTGAATATTTTTTAAAGTTTGGCCAAACAGATATTCCCAAATTTTTAATAGAAAAATATTCTTTGTTGTCGTTAAGTGATGCCTTAAAAGAGATTCACTTCCCAAGTTCATTAGAAATGCTTGAAAAGGCAAAAAAAACTTTAATTTACAGAGAGATTTTTTTGCTACAGTTTTTTTCAAGGTATAGATCATCTAAGGTTCTTTTCCGAGAAAAAAGGCATTTATCAAAAGATTTGCTTGAAAGGGTTGTTGCAAGTTTGCCTTTTGAACTTACAGAGGATCAAAAAATTTCTGTTGATGAGATATTTTTAGATCTTGGCTCTTCTAAGCCAATGAATAGACTGCTTCAAGGAGATGTTGGAAGTGGCAAAACCCTTGTTGCTTTGCTTTCAGCGCTTCCTTTAATTGAAGCTGGATATCAGGTAGCCTTTATGGCTCCTACTGATCTTTTGGCTCGCCAACATTATGATAATTTATCTAAGATGTTGTCGTCTTTTAACATTTCGGTTACTCTTTTGACTGGCAGTTTGAAAAAGAGGGATAAGGAGCAAGCATTAGAAAGTATTAAAAGCGGAGCTTCTGGCTTAATAGTTGGAACACATGCTATTTTTTATGAAAGCACAGAATTTAAAAGACTAGCATATGTTATTATTGACGAACAGCATAAATTTGGAGTTGTTCAAAGAGAAGAGCTTAAAAACAAGGGAGAAGGGGTAGACATGCTTTTAATGTCTGCAACGCCTATTCCTAGAAGTTTCGCATTAACACTTTTTGGTGATCTTGAAGTTTCGTTTATTAAAACTTTACCTAAGGGCCGTTTTCCTATTACTACTTATTTAGTAAGGCATGGCAATGAAGATAAAGTTTATGAGTTTTTAAGAAAAGAGCTTTTAAAAGGCCATCAGGTTTATTTTGTTTATCCATTAATTTCATCTTCAGAGAAATTTGAATTAAAAGATGTTAATAATATGTGTTTAAAATTAAAAGAAGTATTTAGCGAATATGTTGTAGACATGCTTCATTCTAAGTTGCCATCTGATTTAAAAGAAGAAATTATGAAAAATTTTTATTCAAAAAAAGTAGATATTTTGGTAGCTACTAGTGTTATTGAGGTTGGAATTGATTGTCCAAATGCAACTTGTATGGTGGTAGAGCATGCCGAGCGTTTTGGACTTTCTACTTTACACCAAATTAGAGGTCGTGTTGGTAGAAGTAATTTACAATCTTTTTTCTTTTTACTTTATAAAGAGCCTTTAACAAGTGCTGGAAAATTTAGATTGAAAACTATAAAAGAAAATTTGGATGGATTTAAAATAGCAGAAGAAGATTTAAGGTTAAGAGGGCCTGGCAATTTATTTGGACTTGAGCAAGCAGGATATTTAAAATTAAAAATAGCTAATTTTGTTGATGATAGAGATGTTATAGTATTGATTAGAGAAGAACTCGATTTATTTTTTTATGATAATTCTGCTTACGACAAGCTTGATATTGATTTGCTAGATAATCTTTTTTGTTCTTACTTGAATGTTGGAAGAAGTATTTAG
- the murD gene encoding UDP-N-acetylmuramoyl-L-alanine--D-glutamate ligase produces the protein MRLDEIKNLKFLVMGLGINGGGVALSRFLLKHGAKLVITDLKSEVALALSINSLKDFDNQIRYALGKHDINDFKNADIVVKNPSVKPNNKYLKLAKRVETDISLFLMFNKNPVIAVTGTKGKSTLVSLLYQVLKKKYPKAKLGGNIGVSPLSFFDQLDGRSPVILELSSWQLQSLDNFNPILSIITNVYNDHQNYYLNFDDYIIDKSKIFVNQTSGIVIIQDKAYYKYFSKFKSKAKVILFSESNPCDFDQDVFYCNKGEVYFNGNLIGSFPESQVVFMIPKFITFFVSHYLNIDLGYTSQILNNFKGIEHRLEFVRLVQNVMFYNDTASTIPESTILSVKGLKTKDNLINLIVGGTDKELDFSSFNEIINIVKTWILIKGSATVKIIKILEKSNIQYFLFDSLKDAVNFSFEISSSGDIVLFSPASASFELFDSEFDRGLQFKNLVNMLG, from the coding sequence GTGCGTTTAGACGAAATTAAAAATTTAAAATTTTTAGTCATGGGCTTAGGTATTAATGGGGGAGGAGTAGCTCTTTCTAGGTTTTTATTAAAGCATGGAGCAAAATTAGTAATTACTGATCTTAAAAGCGAAGTAGCATTGGCTTTAAGTATTAATTCTTTAAAAGATTTTGATAATCAAATTAGGTATGCTTTAGGTAAGCACGATATAAATGATTTTAAAAATGCTGATATTGTTGTGAAAAATCCTAGTGTGAAACCCAATAATAAGTATTTAAAGCTTGCAAAACGAGTTGAAACGGATATTAGTTTATTTTTAATGTTCAACAAAAATCCTGTAATTGCAGTAACAGGCACTAAAGGCAAATCTACTCTTGTATCTCTTTTGTATCAGGTTTTGAAAAAAAAATATCCAAAAGCAAAGCTTGGGGGAAATATTGGCGTATCTCCTTTGAGTTTTTTTGATCAGCTTGACGGAAGATCCCCTGTGATTTTAGAGCTTTCTTCTTGGCAATTACAATCTTTAGATAATTTTAATCCTATTCTTAGTATTATTACAAATGTTTATAACGATCACCAAAACTATTATTTAAATTTTGATGACTATATTATCGATAAGTCAAAAATTTTTGTAAATCAAACTTCAGGAATTGTGATTATTCAGGATAAGGCTTATTACAAATATTTTTCAAAATTTAAATCAAAAGCCAAAGTGATTTTATTTTCTGAATCCAATCCTTGTGATTTTGATCAAGATGTTTTTTATTGCAATAAAGGCGAAGTATATTTTAATGGTAACCTTATTGGAAGTTTTCCTGAGTCACAAGTTGTTTTTATGATCCCTAAGTTTATTACTTTTTTTGTTTCGCATTATTTAAATATAGACCTTGGTTATACGTCTCAAATTTTGAATAATTTTAAAGGCATTGAGCATAGATTAGAGTTTGTTAGATTAGTTCAAAATGTAATGTTTTATAATGATACAGCTTCAACTATTCCTGAATCTACGATTTTATCTGTTAAAGGTTTAAAAACAAAAGACAACCTCATTAACTTAATTGTTGGGGGAACTGATAAAGAACTTGATTTTTCAAGTTTTAACGAGATAATAAATATTGTTAAAACTTGGATCTTGATAAAAGGTAGCGCAACTGTAAAAATTATTAAGATTTTAGAAAAAAGTAACATACAATATTTTTTATTTGATTCTTTAAAAGATGCGGTAAATTTTTCTTTTGAAATTTCAAGTTCTGGTGACATTGTATTGTTTTCTCCTGCTAGTGCTTCTTTTGAGCTTTTTGATAGTGAGTTTGATAGGGGTTTGCAATTCAAAAATTTGGTTAATATGCTTGGTTAA
- a CDS encoding MATE family efflux transporter yields MIKKFKNYDQIIKELFIIAIPTAFESLLFQMVTFFDNFMISYLGSFQVTGVSLANRVTFLFFIIVFGLGTALSAYVSQAIAKRKFLQIRQSFAYMLSIGTTVGIIFFIFSFIFPRDIIKLFTANQSSLNFGSEYLKIISFSYVLMAYSFLSAMGFKSAKEVKIPLYVTSVVVLINIVFNCIFIFGFSMGIKGAAYATVLARIVEFVFYFLYSLISSNSYYRIKFRDFFASKVVTRANLKLIIPVLSHEIFWVLSITILHAFYARVGSIEYASFAVASNLFDICFVLLHGMGLATGVVIGHLMIYDKKHVRSVGFFLSFLGFLLGIFVVILLIGISGFAPYIFSNLDSPELVSVFIYVFASIVVFKAFTAQVLVGVFRASGIPNVCFFIESGVIVFYTLPVAYLLVFCTNLSLPIVVFIVNLEDIIKNIFIIIEFFHDDWIREIEYEELA; encoded by the coding sequence ATGATCAAAAAGTTTAAAAATTATGATCAGATAATAAAAGAGTTATTTATTATAGCTATTCCTACAGCTTTTGAATCACTGTTATTTCAAATGGTAACTTTTTTTGATAATTTTATGATCTCCTATTTGGGCTCTTTCCAAGTTACGGGAGTTTCTTTAGCAAATAGAGTAACTTTTCTTTTTTTTATTATTGTGTTTGGGCTTGGTACAGCTTTAAGTGCTTATGTGTCCCAAGCAATTGCAAAAAGGAAGTTTCTTCAAATAAGACAATCTTTTGCTTATATGCTATCAATTGGGACTACAGTAGGAATAATTTTTTTTATATTTTCATTTATTTTTCCAAGAGATATTATAAAGCTATTTACGGCTAATCAGAGTTCTTTAAATTTTGGATCAGAGTATTTAAAAATTATTTCATTTTCTTATGTGTTAATGGCATATTCTTTTTTATCGGCCATGGGATTTAAGAGTGCTAAAGAAGTAAAAATACCTTTATATGTTACTTCTGTTGTTGTTTTAATAAATATTGTTTTTAATTGTATTTTTATTTTTGGTTTTAGCATGGGAATAAAGGGTGCTGCATATGCCACCGTGCTTGCTAGAATTGTTGAATTTGTATTTTATTTTTTATATAGCTTGATAAGTAGTAATTCGTATTACCGAATTAAGTTTAGAGATTTTTTTGCTTCAAAGGTAGTTACTAGGGCTAATTTGAAGCTAATTATCCCTGTTTTGTCTCACGAGATTTTTTGGGTTTTGAGTATAACTATTTTACACGCATTTTATGCTCGTGTTGGGAGCATTGAATACGCTTCGTTTGCTGTTGCATCGAATCTTTTTGACATTTGTTTTGTATTGCTTCATGGTATGGGACTTGCAACAGGGGTTGTTATTGGGCATTTAATGATTTATGACAAGAAACATGTCAGGTCGGTTGGATTTTTTTTATCTTTTTTGGGATTTCTTTTAGGCATTTTTGTAGTTATTTTGCTTATTGGAATATCGGGTTTTGCACCTTATATTTTTAGCAATTTAGATTCTCCTGAACTTGTTAGTGTGTTTATCTATGTTTTTGCAAGCATTGTAGTTTTTAAAGCTTTTACGGCACAAGTTCTTGTTGGTGTTTTTAGGGCTAGTGGTATACCAAATGTTTGTTTTTTTATTGAATCGGGAGTAATTGTTTTTTATACGCTTCCAGTTGCTTATTTATTAGTGTTTTGTACAAATTTAAGTTTACCAATAGTGGTTTTTATTGTAAATCTGGAAGATATTATTAAAAATATATTTATCATAATTGAATTTTTTCACGATGATTGGATACGAGAGATTGAGTATGAAGAGCTTGCTTGA
- the metG gene encoding methionine--tRNA ligase: protein MKKMNLVTAALPYVNNIPHLGNLVQVLSADAFARYSKMSGIETLYICGTDEYGTATETKALIENTTPLELCNKYYEIHKSIYKWFNIEFDIFGRTTNKHHQDIVQNFFLQLEKNGYIKERETEQFFCNKDSMFLADRYVIGECPECQSIAKGDQCDNCSKLLNPTDLINPKCIICKNKPILKKTNHLYLDLPKIKTKIEKWIKNTDTSKNWNVNALKMTKAFLRDGLKERAITRDLKWGIPVPKKGYENKVFYVWFDAPIGYISITKNLVKNWKSWWKNNDQVNLVQFIGKDNILFHTIIFPCIEIGSEENWTILNQLSSSEYLNYENLKFSKSEGTGIFGNDAITTGIPSDVWRFYIYYNRPEKSDFQFMWQDLMERVNTELIDNFSNLVNRVLTFQRKFFGDAIETIEIQNKFWKQITPKYNKILNLFKKTELKSALKEILKISSLGNKIFQDNEPWKKKDSSPQEIKELISNLIYLIRDLSILMMPFIPETSKKIQQFFGNSYQFSTKILGTKSGIKKIEFTEILFNKLEQKKIDNLKLKYSGEKHMKENEQVENLPIEKDQPENLFREKVLLRVVKINKIERNPEAKNLFILQINNGTGQDKQIVSSLEGYYTEEELLGKHIIIVDNLKPAKFRGIKSEGMLIAAEDKNKNFKVIIVEDSMQNPIAGERIILENDQNKDLACPSKIDINKFLKANIVAENGELKINGINLILENSKNKILSKDIPNGTVC from the coding sequence ATGAAAAAAATGAATCTGGTTACAGCTGCTCTACCCTATGTTAATAACATACCGCATCTTGGGAATTTAGTTCAAGTGCTATCAGCCGATGCTTTTGCAAGATATTCGAAAATGTCAGGAATTGAAACTCTTTATATCTGCGGAACAGATGAATATGGTACAGCCACAGAAACCAAAGCCTTAATTGAAAATACTACCCCTTTAGAACTTTGCAATAAATATTATGAAATACATAAATCAATTTACAAGTGGTTCAATATTGAATTTGATATCTTTGGTCGCACAACCAACAAGCACCATCAAGATATTGTACAAAATTTTTTCCTACAATTAGAAAAAAACGGCTATATCAAAGAACGAGAAACTGAACAGTTTTTTTGCAATAAAGATTCAATGTTCTTGGCTGATAGATATGTAATAGGAGAATGCCCAGAATGCCAAAGCATAGCTAAAGGAGATCAATGCGACAACTGTTCTAAGCTTTTAAATCCAACAGATTTAATAAATCCAAAATGCATAATTTGCAAAAATAAACCTATTTTAAAAAAAACCAATCATCTTTATTTAGATCTTCCCAAAATAAAAACAAAAATTGAAAAATGGATAAAAAATACAGATACTAGCAAGAATTGGAATGTCAATGCCCTTAAAATGACAAAAGCCTTTTTAAGAGATGGCCTTAAAGAAAGAGCAATTACAAGAGACCTGAAATGGGGAATTCCAGTACCTAAAAAGGGCTATGAAAATAAAGTATTTTATGTGTGGTTTGATGCTCCAATAGGATATATTTCAATTACCAAAAACCTTGTCAAAAATTGGAAGTCTTGGTGGAAAAACAATGATCAAGTAAATCTTGTACAATTTATTGGAAAAGACAATATATTGTTTCATACAATTATATTCCCTTGCATAGAAATTGGAAGTGAAGAAAATTGGACAATATTAAATCAACTCTCATCAAGCGAATACTTAAATTACGAAAATCTTAAATTTTCAAAATCAGAAGGAACAGGAATTTTTGGAAATGATGCCATTACTACAGGAATCCCTTCTGATGTTTGGAGATTTTATATTTATTATAACAGACCTGAAAAATCTGATTTCCAATTTATGTGGCAAGATCTCATGGAAAGAGTAAATACAGAACTTATTGATAATTTTTCAAACCTTGTAAACAGAGTATTAACATTTCAAAGAAAATTTTTTGGAGATGCAATAGAAACAATAGAAATTCAAAATAAATTTTGGAAGCAAATAACACCAAAATATAATAAAATACTAAATCTTTTTAAAAAGACAGAACTAAAATCTGCACTCAAAGAAATACTTAAAATTTCATCACTTGGAAACAAAATATTTCAAGATAACGAACCATGGAAAAAAAAAGACAGCTCTCCACAAGAAATAAAAGAACTAATCTCAAATTTGATATACCTAATCAGAGACTTATCCATATTAATGATGCCATTCATTCCCGAAACAAGCAAAAAAATACAACAATTCTTTGGTAATAGTTATCAATTTTCAACCAAAATTCTTGGAACTAAATCGGGAATTAAAAAAATTGAATTCACAGAAATATTATTCAATAAACTAGAGCAAAAAAAAATTGACAATTTAAAGCTAAAATATTCAGGAGAAAAACACATGAAAGAAAACGAACAAGTAGAAAACTTACCTATAGAAAAAGATCAGCCGGAAAACTTGTTTAGAGAAAAAGTACTATTAAGAGTTGTAAAAATAAATAAAATAGAAAGAAATCCAGAAGCTAAAAACTTATTCATATTACAAATAAATAACGGAACTGGCCAAGACAAACAAATAGTAAGCAGCCTTGAAGGGTACTACACAGAAGAAGAGCTTTTAGGAAAACATATAATAATAGTAGATAATTTAAAGCCCGCAAAGTTTAGGGGAATAAAATCCGAAGGAATGCTAATAGCTGCTGAGGACAAAAATAAAAATTTTAAAGTTATAATTGTAGAAGATTCGATGCAAAATCCTATTGCTGGAGAGAGAATAATACTTGAAAACGATCAGAATAAAGATCTTGCCTGCCCATCTAAAATTGACATAAATAAATTTTTAAAAGCCAATATAGTAGCAGAAAACGGAGAGCTTAAAATAAACGGAATAAATTTAATATTAGAAAATTCTAAGAACAAAATTTTATCTAAAGATATTCCAAACGGAACAGTTTGCTAA
- a CDS encoding MATE family efflux transporter, with protein sequence MYSLSSSKKDRIYKDLLKIAIPTAIECFLFNFISLTDNAMVAYLGDYPVAGVSLANKFFELFVTIGFAMVGAYNIIATRQYNRGDFKSFRNTFFISILIIILFSFPFIIISRLNPDVLLRLISNDAQAVYYGTIYLNIAIFSFVFAIIKGLVANALKVIEIVKFQVYISVFSVFLNLILNYIFIFVFRMGVVGAAIATTVVRIVELIIYLFYTVFNKNSILNLKFDDLNVNINLFFQLIKFFIPILLNDFIWFFGYLVLTSIFIGIDVHRYAAYSISFSVYFIIFNIIHSFCISLNIMMGYEMHNSKKEIMKVAIYLGKIGLKLAFLTSFVLFVFSFFAPYIFYTLKYSHLIGIILRYSSVSAFFMALAFQYLFGFFRAGASPSFGAIMEGSVTFVYTIPIAFVLANYTNLPFEIVVFIPALEDVIKLAISLPYFYSERWIKSIKTGW encoded by the coding sequence ATGTATTCATTAAGTTCATCAAAAAAGGATAGAATTTATAAAGATCTTTTAAAAATTGCAATTCCAACTGCTATTGAGTGTTTTTTATTTAATTTTATTTCTCTAACAGATAATGCCATGGTTGCATATCTTGGTGATTATCCTGTTGCGGGAGTTTCTCTTGCAAATAAATTTTTTGAGCTGTTTGTTACTATTGGGTTTGCTATGGTAGGAGCTTATAATATAATCGCTACAAGGCAATACAATCGGGGTGATTTTAAGAGTTTTAGAAATACATTTTTTATTAGTATATTAATTATTATTTTATTTTCTTTTCCGTTTATAATTATTTCTAGATTGAATCCTGATGTTTTACTTAGATTGATTTCTAATGATGCGCAGGCAGTTTATTATGGGACTATATATTTAAACATAGCTATTTTTTCTTTTGTATTTGCAATTATAAAAGGACTTGTTGCTAATGCTCTTAAGGTTATTGAAATTGTTAAATTTCAAGTTTACATTTCTGTTTTTTCAGTGTTTTTAAACTTAATATTAAATTATATTTTTATTTTTGTTTTTCGTATGGGTGTAGTTGGAGCTGCTATTGCAACAACAGTTGTTCGTATTGTAGAGCTTATTATTTATCTTTTTTACACGGTGTTTAACAAGAATTCAATTTTAAACCTTAAGTTTGATGATTTAAATGTTAATATTAATCTGTTTTTTCAGCTAATTAAATTTTTTATTCCAATTCTTTTAAATGATTTTATTTGGTTTTTTGGCTATCTTGTACTAACATCAATTTTTATAGGAATTGATGTTCACAGATACGCTGCTTATAGTATATCTTTTTCTGTTTATTTTATTATCTTTAATATAATTCATTCCTTTTGTATTTCTTTGAATATTATGATGGGCTATGAAATGCATAATAGTAAAAAAGAAATCATGAAAGTTGCAATTTATTTAGGTAAAATTGGCTTAAAACTTGCTTTTTTAACATCTTTTGTATTGTTTGTGTTTTCATTTTTTGCTCCTTATATTTTTTATACGTTAAAATATTCTCATCTTATAGGAATTATTTTAAGGTATTCTTCTGTTTCTGCCTTTTTTATGGCACTTGCTTTTCAATATCTTTTTGGATTTTTTCGTGCAGGAGCATCTCCAAGTTTTGGCGCTATTATGGAAGGCTCTGTAACTTTTGTTTATACTATTCCTATTGCTTTTGTTTTAGCAAATTATACAAATTTGCCTTTTGAAATTGTTGTTTTTATTCCAGCTCTTGAGGATGTAATCAAGCTTGCTATTTCACTTCCTTATTTTTATAGTGAAAGGTGGATTAAATCTATTAAAACAGGTTGGTAG
- a CDS encoding peptidoglycan bridge formation glycyltransferase FemA/FemB family protein, producing MTIKKIKTKEMEENYLQSELWALIKTTKNSNWKAIAFESDVLGKIVVMQRRLFKNFYLAYIPHPEFSNKILGNINIDKISKNIKEFSIKIKPYLHKNTIFLRFDLMYYYQRTLNDKYYPLKIKIKYLKKSFDDIQPSSTTILNLNNSLENILLNMKKKTRYNIKLSTKKNLNIIIDDKFKHINEFYKLYKETSKRDKFAIHSEEYIQNLIKIFKQDKNAQIKLIIAFYNNIILSGIIVGIYKEKAVYLYGASSKDHRNLMPNYAVQFKAIQILKKLGIKEYDLLGIPPIANKNHPLYGLFGFKTGFGGNIIHRIGCYDFTYKNFIYWIYANLEKLRYFYHKVLKKKI from the coding sequence ATGACTATTAAAAAAATAAAAACAAAAGAAATGGAAGAAAACTATCTTCAAAGCGAACTATGGGCACTAATAAAAACAACAAAAAACAGCAATTGGAAAGCCATAGCATTTGAGAGTGATGTTCTTGGTAAAATCGTTGTGATGCAAAGAAGATTGTTTAAAAATTTTTACTTAGCATATATTCCACATCCAGAATTCTCAAACAAAATTCTTGGAAACATTAATATTGATAAAATCAGCAAAAATATTAAAGAATTTAGCATAAAAATAAAACCCTACTTGCACAAAAATACAATCTTTTTAAGATTCGATTTAATGTATTACTATCAAAGAACACTAAATGACAAATACTACCCACTAAAAATTAAAATCAAATACCTTAAAAAATCATTTGATGACATACAGCCTTCAAGCACAACAATATTAAACTTAAATAATTCTCTTGAGAATATTTTGCTTAACATGAAAAAAAAAACAAGATACAACATAAAGCTCAGCACAAAAAAAAATCTGAACATAATAATAGATGATAAATTTAAACATATAAATGAATTTTATAAACTCTATAAAGAAACTAGCAAAAGAGATAAATTTGCTATTCACTCAGAAGAATATATACAAAACCTTATTAAAATATTCAAACAAGACAAAAATGCCCAAATAAAATTGATAATTGCATTTTACAACAACATAATTCTTTCTGGAATAATAGTGGGAATTTACAAAGAAAAAGCTGTTTATCTTTACGGAGCCTCAAGCAAAGATCATAGAAATTTAATGCCCAATTACGCAGTACAATTTAAAGCAATACAAATTTTAAAAAAATTAGGAATAAAAGAATATGATTTACTAGGAATTCCCCCAATTGCAAATAAAAATCACCCCTTATATGGTCTTTTTGGCTTTAAAACAGGATTTGGAGGAAATATTATTCACAGAATTGGATGCTATGATTTTACTTACAAAAATTTTATTTATTGGATTTATGCAAATCTTGAAAAACTTAGATACTTTTACCACAAAGTATTAAAGAAAAAAATTTAA